One stretch of Thermanaerosceptrum fracticalcis DNA includes these proteins:
- a CDS encoding acyl-CoA dehydrogenase, which translates to MNFRLSEEQELIRNMVREFVEEEVKPQAADNDRNHRFPTELVARMKELNLLGIPFPEEWGGAGADTLSFAMVVEELSRGCASTGVIVSTHVGLGCQPIYEFGTEAQKEKYLKPLASGEKLGAFCLTEPSAGTDAAAQKTTAVLSGDHYILNGSKIFITNGGQADIYIVMAMTDQSKGTKGISAFIVEKEFPGFQVGQIEDKLGIRASQTAEIIFNNCKVPKENLLGKEGEGFKVAMKALDVGRVGIAAQALGIAQACLDAAVNYAKERQQFGKPIASFQAIQWMIADMATQIQAARHLVYNAAWLKDQGEPFSKEAAMAKLFASETAMQVSIKAIQIHGGYGFTTHYPVERFMRDAKITEIYEGTSEVQRMVIAGQVLR; encoded by the coding sequence ATGAATTTTAGACTGAGTGAAGAACAAGAATTAATTAGAAATATGGTTAGAGAATTTGTCGAGGAAGAAGTGAAGCCCCAGGCCGCCGATAATGACCGTAACCACCGTTTCCCTACGGAACTGGTGGCGCGTATGAAAGAACTAAACCTTTTGGGAATACCCTTCCCTGAAGAGTGGGGTGGAGCCGGCGCCGATACTTTAAGTTTTGCTATGGTAGTTGAAGAGTTGTCCCGGGGCTGTGCCTCTACTGGTGTTATAGTTTCGACCCATGTGGGCCTGGGATGCCAGCCAATTTATGAATTCGGGACAGAAGCCCAAAAAGAAAAGTACCTAAAGCCCCTTGCCTCTGGTGAGAAACTGGGTGCTTTTTGTCTGACAGAGCCATCGGCCGGTACTGATGCTGCTGCGCAAAAGACAACGGCTGTGTTAAGTGGTGACCACTATATATTAAATGGTAGTAAAATCTTTATTACAAACGGCGGTCAGGCCGATATTTATATTGTTATGGCTATGACTGATCAGTCCAAAGGTACTAAAGGTATCAGCGCCTTTATTGTGGAGAAAGAGTTTCCTGGTTTCCAGGTTGGCCAAATAGAAGATAAGTTAGGCATCAGAGCTTCGCAAACAGCGGAAATAATTTTCAATAACTGCAAGGTGCCTAAGGAAAACCTCCTTGGTAAAGAAGGTGAAGGATTCAAAGTAGCTATGAAGGCCCTCGATGTAGGAAGGGTCGGTATCGCGGCTCAAGCCTTGGGTATTGCCCAAGCCTGTCTAGATGCTGCTGTGAACTATGCAAAAGAGAGACAACAGTTTGGTAAACCTATCGCCTCTTTCCAGGCCATTCAGTGGATGATTGCGGACATGGCTACGCAAATTCAGGCAGCTCGTCATCTGGTTTATAATGCAGCCTGGTTAAAGGATCAGGGCGAGCCTTTCAGTAAAGAAGCGGCCATGGCCAAGCTATTTGCCTCTGAAACTGCTATGCAGGTTTCTATAAAAGCAATACAGATTCATGGCGGATATGGTTTTACTACCCATTATCCCGTGGAGAGATTTATGCGTGATGCTAAGATTACAGAAATTTACGAAGGTACTTCCGAAGTCCAAAGAATGGTAATTGCTGGACAAGTCTTACGCTAG
- a CDS encoding electron transfer flavoprotein subunit beta/FixA family protein, protein MPKIIACYKWVVDEADIKIEGRTRELVFDKTTYKINEYDRNAIEVGVQLVEEQGAEVTAITVGNSQVKNSLKDVLSRGPAQAVYVADDRLGNVDAGLISKCLSGLVKQIGEYDMIICGEGSSDWYNQQVGPRVAVLLGIPSITCVNKITLQGDKVIAERKLENGIEVVEAQLPVVITVLPDINKPRIPSLKQILGAAKKPTRSLTVEEVGIDMATEKEPFVIKSVLGTDMSRRQNKIEGDNPQVLAQKALEILRKEGLLG, encoded by the coding sequence ATGCCGAAAATTATTGCCTGTTATAAATGGGTAGTTGACGAAGCTGATATAAAAATTGAGGGTCGTACACGGGAATTAGTCTTTGATAAGACAACATACAAGATTAATGAATATGATCGTAATGCCATTGAGGTAGGAGTTCAACTGGTGGAGGAGCAGGGCGCTGAGGTAACCGCCATCACCGTTGGCAACAGCCAGGTGAAGAATTCCCTTAAAGATGTCCTCTCCAGAGGGCCAGCCCAGGCTGTGTACGTTGCTGATGACCGCTTAGGTAATGTAGATGCCGGACTCATATCTAAGTGTCTATCCGGCCTGGTCAAACAGATTGGCGAATATGACATGATTATCTGTGGGGAAGGGTCCAGCGACTGGTATAACCAGCAGGTTGGTCCTAGGGTGGCAGTACTTTTGGGAATACCTTCCATTACCTGTGTCAATAAAATCACTCTTCAGGGTGACAAGGTCATTGCCGAACGGAAGCTGGAAAATGGTATTGAAGTTGTAGAGGCCCAATTACCCGTAGTAATAACCGTTCTCCCTGACATCAATAAGCCACGGATCCCGAGCTTGAAACAAATCCTGGGTGCAGCCAAGAAACCTACCAGGAGCCTGACGGTTGAAGAAGTGGGTATAGATATGGCAACTGAGAAAGAGCCTTTCGTCATAAAGAGTGTTTTAGGTACAGATATGTCAAGGAGGCAAAACAAGATTGAGGGAGATAATCCACAGGTGCTTGCTCAGAAAGCTCTAGAAATTTTACGAAAAGAAGGACTGTTGGGTTAG
- a CDS encoding acetyl-CoA hydrolase/transferase family protein codes for MVWWQKIYAERTVSAEEAVKCIHSGDRVVVQHACGEPWSTIEALVARAGELENVEIIHQVPMGPGKYCRPEYAKSFRHNSMFAGAPTREAIAQGRAEYTPVFISEIARLFRDAYLPVDVALIQVSPPDKDGYCSLGISIDYSKPAAECARIVVAEVNEQMPKVYGDTFLHVSEIDYFVENTHPLYVLDRPKIGPVEEKIGNNIAQLIKDGDTLQLGIGAIPDAVLTFLKDRKDLGIHSEMISDGVMELVKSGVITGRKKTLHPGKIVSNFAMGTREFYDFLHENAMVEFYPGNYTNDPFIICQNDNMVSINSAIQVDLMGQVAAETIGYQQYSGVGGQVDFVRGAVRAKNGRSIIAIPSTAAKGTVSRVVARLDEGAAVTTSRNDVHYIVTEYGAANLRGKTLRQRAEALINIAHPDFRDELRAEAKKRNLL; via the coding sequence GTGGTTTGGTGGCAGAAAATTTATGCGGAAAGAACGGTTTCCGCAGAAGAAGCAGTAAAGTGCATTCATTCGGGGGATCGGGTTGTCGTGCAGCATGCCTGCGGCGAACCTTGGTCGACTATTGAAGCCCTGGTGGCCCGGGCCGGTGAACTGGAAAACGTGGAAATTATACACCAGGTCCCTATGGGACCGGGTAAATATTGCCGGCCTGAATACGCGAAAAGTTTCCGTCACAATTCAATGTTTGCCGGCGCTCCCACCCGGGAGGCTATTGCCCAGGGGAGAGCAGAATATACGCCCGTATTCATTTCGGAAATTGCGCGGCTTTTCCGTGACGCATACCTGCCGGTAGATGTGGCCTTAATTCAGGTTTCTCCACCCGATAAAGACGGGTATTGCAGTTTAGGTATATCCATCGACTACAGTAAACCGGCGGCAGAATGTGCCCGGATTGTTGTAGCGGAAGTTAATGAGCAAATGCCCAAAGTGTATGGTGATACATTCCTTCACGTTTCGGAAATCGATTATTTCGTGGAAAACACCCATCCCCTTTATGTCTTGGATCGGCCTAAGATAGGTCCTGTGGAAGAGAAAATCGGCAACAACATTGCCCAGCTCATCAAAGACGGTGATACCTTGCAACTGGGGATCGGGGCCATTCCCGACGCTGTTTTGACGTTCCTGAAGGACAGGAAGGACCTGGGCATTCACTCGGAGATGATTTCCGACGGGGTCATGGAGCTGGTAAAGAGCGGGGTTATCACGGGCCGTAAGAAAACCCTTCACCCGGGGAAAATTGTAAGCAATTTTGCCATGGGTACTCGGGAGTTTTACGACTTTCTCCATGAAAATGCCATGGTGGAGTTTTATCCCGGCAACTATACCAATGATCCCTTTATCATCTGCCAGAATGACAATATGGTTTCCATTAACTCGGCTATACAGGTGGACCTCATGGGTCAGGTAGCGGCTGAAACCATCGGCTACCAGCAGTACAGCGGTGTCGGTGGTCAGGTGGACTTTGTCCGCGGCGCTGTTCGTGCCAAAAATGGCCGTTCCATCATTGCCATTCCCTCTACGGCCGCTAAAGGTACGGTTTCGCGTGTTGTTGCACGGCTGGACGAAGGTGCTGCAGTTACCACATCTCGCAATGATGTTCATTATATTGTGACTGAGTATGGCGCAGCCAACTTGCGTGGCAAAACATTGCGCCAGCGGGCCGAAGCCTTAATCAATATCGCCCATCCCGATTTTCGCGATGAGTTGAGGGCGGAAGCAAAAAAACGGAATTTATTATAA